A stretch of Syntrophorhabdales bacterium DNA encodes these proteins:
- a CDS encoding Hsp20/alpha crystallin family protein: MLWTTGLGRFGGAPSPWTDLERMEKEMNRMLSRYAYPSSSEFPAFNIWGTPDQAVVTTEIPGIEPESIDIAVSGSTLTVRGSREPESAKEGESYHRRERWYGKFSKAIELPFTIEAGKVEARFAKGILTIRLPRSEAEKPRKITVKSA; the protein is encoded by the coding sequence ATGTTGTGGACCACAGGCCTTGGGAGATTTGGAGGAGCGCCTTCTCCGTGGACGGACCTGGAGCGCATGGAGAAGGAAATGAATCGGATGCTGTCCCGATATGCTTACCCCTCATCAAGCGAGTTTCCCGCGTTCAACATTTGGGGTACGCCCGACCAGGCAGTTGTGACGACCGAGATACCGGGTATCGAGCCTGAGTCGATCGACATAGCAGTGTCGGGATCCACGCTCACGGTGCGCGGCTCCAGGGAGCCGGAGAGCGCCAAAGAAGGCGAGTCATACCACCGGAGGGAACGCTGGTACGGGAAATTCAGCAAGGCGATTGAACTGCCCTTCACGATCGAGGCAGGCAAGGTCGAGGCGCGGTTTGCCAAAGGCATCCTTACAATAAGGCTGCCCAGATCGGAGGCAGAGAAACCCAGGAAAATAACGGTAAAATCGGCGTAA
- the nrfD gene encoding NrfD/PsrC family molybdoenzyme membrane anchor subunit, with translation MKAYEWMVKPTPQTEWIDGRGILFWIAFFFIELGAATFLVSSLFGNLFGEFIGWLMCAVLGGGFHLVYLGHPFRFYRMILRPQTSWISRGLLFVTGFLTLGFIHMALSLWAASNVVLLVVTNVLAFLAIIYGGFAMSYIRGIPLWNSALLPVLYTVAGLWGGAELSAVVELQRGGPGNAMLEDLIKILLAAFIIIFPTYLITARYGLAAGRTSVSEIVKGKWWPLFWVGVILFGIVLPIGVIITSLVLGISGIPVTLLYFSVVFELIGDLILRYLILKAGYYNPLVPMPGA, from the coding sequence ATGAAGGCCTATGAATGGATGGTAAAGCCCACACCTCAGACCGAATGGATAGATGGCCGCGGAATCCTCTTCTGGATCGCCTTTTTCTTCATCGAGCTTGGCGCAGCGACCTTCCTGGTTTCTTCATTGTTTGGAAATCTTTTCGGGGAATTCATTGGCTGGCTGATGTGTGCAGTCTTAGGCGGTGGGTTTCATCTCGTCTACCTAGGGCATCCGTTCAGATTCTATCGAATGATTCTCAGGCCACAGACGTCCTGGATTTCTCGAGGCTTGCTCTTCGTAACCGGCTTTCTTACGTTAGGCTTCATTCATATGGCTTTGTCTCTCTGGGCCGCCTCCAATGTTGTCCTGCTCGTAGTGACCAATGTTCTGGCTTTCCTGGCAATCATCTATGGCGGATTTGCAATGAGCTACATTCGCGGCATTCCGCTCTGGAATTCGGCACTGTTGCCGGTGCTTTACACGGTTGCAGGGCTATGGGGCGGCGCTGAACTGAGTGCGGTGGTCGAGCTGCAGAGAGGTGGGCCGGGGAATGCCATGCTCGAAGATCTCATCAAAATTCTGCTTGCAGCGTTCATTATCATTTTTCCAACGTATCTCATAACTGCCAGGTATGGCTTGGCAGCGGGAAGGACCTCGGTCAGTGAAATAGTCAAAGGGAAATGGTGGCCTCTTTTTTGGGTAGGGGTAATTTTGTTTGGCATAGTACTGCCGATAGGGGTAATCATCACGAGCCTTGTCTTAGGCATCAGTGGAATTCCAGTCACCCTCTTATATTTTTCCGTGGTGTTCGAACTGATTGGCGATCTGATCTTGAGGTACCTCATACTGAAGGCCGGCTACTACAATCCACTGGTGCCGATGCCTGGAGCCTAG
- a CDS encoding Hsp20/alpha crystallin family protein codes for MATKKEVANKGTPGTQVDMRRESEHPFASFQREMNRLFDNFFGGFGLSSWAPLEGSSVPAFTPRVDVSETEKEIKVSAELPGMEEKDIDLSLTREALTIKGEKKGEAEEKGKDFYRMERTYGSFTRTIPLPVEVDTDKAEATFKKGVLDITLPKTAKAIEETKKISVNSK; via the coding sequence ATGGCAACAAAGAAGGAAGTCGCAAACAAAGGCACACCGGGAACGCAGGTTGATATGAGGCGTGAGTCGGAGCATCCTTTTGCGTCCTTTCAGCGGGAGATGAATAGGCTCTTTGATAACTTTTTCGGCGGATTTGGCCTTTCGTCATGGGCACCGCTGGAGGGTAGTTCTGTCCCGGCGTTCACTCCCCGCGTTGATGTGTCTGAAACCGAAAAGGAGATTAAGGTATCGGCTGAATTACCGGGCATGGAAGAAAAGGATATAGATCTCTCCCTCACCCGGGAGGCGCTGACCATTAAAGGCGAAAAGAAGGGAGAGGCAGAAGAGAAAGGGAAAGATTTTTACCGGATGGAACGCACCTATGGCTCATTTACGCGTACGATCCCTTTGCCCGTAGAGGTGGATACGGACAAGGCAGAGGCTACGTTTAAGAAGGGCGTGCTCGACATCACGCTGCCAAAAACGGCCAAGGCGATTGAAGAGACGAAAAAGATCTCTGTAAACTCAAAGTAG
- a CDS encoding DUF364 domain-containing protein: protein MTIIEELIRTMKSTFRRRDIVVEDIRMGVFYTAVKLCTGDAGVAFTPRDLADTVCCPRSAAKMPASGRLKGKKALELINLAESDNSLQRSIGIAVVNALSAALIKEQGIRGARVKKGADALDVVEIEDRDRLVMIGAFVPFIKKLKGRTNALCIIDKHPQALKEDERHFWRSPASMKGVVRKADVVIITGSSMVEGGLDEILAACTIAREIILAGPTASMWPDPFFKRGVTVMAGISINDADKLLQVVSEGGSGYFFTGFARKIAVVRDKRSDV, encoded by the coding sequence ATGACCATTATCGAAGAGCTCATCAGGACGATGAAATCAACATTCCGGAGGAGAGATATTGTCGTTGAGGATATCCGCATGGGAGTCTTTTATACGGCAGTCAAACTTTGCACGGGAGATGCCGGCGTTGCGTTCACCCCTAGAGACCTGGCAGACACGGTCTGCTGCCCCCGCTCTGCAGCCAAAATGCCTGCTTCCGGAAGGCTAAAAGGAAAGAAAGCACTGGAGTTGATCAACCTTGCCGAGAGTGATAACAGTCTGCAACGCTCAATCGGCATAGCGGTCGTCAATGCGCTTTCGGCCGCACTGATAAAGGAACAAGGCATAAGGGGCGCCCGCGTAAAGAAGGGTGCCGACGCACTGGACGTGGTGGAAATCGAAGACCGTGACAGACTCGTCATGATAGGAGCGTTCGTTCCTTTCATCAAAAAACTGAAGGGTAGGACGAATGCACTGTGTATCATAGATAAACATCCTCAGGCACTGAAAGAGGATGAGCGTCACTTCTGGCGCAGCCCCGCATCCATGAAAGGCGTAGTGAGAAAGGCTGACGTCGTGATCATAACAGGTTCCTCGATGGTCGAGGGCGGCCTGGATGAGATTCTTGCTGCGTGCACAATCGCAAGAGAGATTATACTGGCCGGTCCCACGGCCAGCATGTGGCCGGATCCCTTCTTTAAAAGAGGCGTCACTGTGATGGCCGGAATCTCCATCAACGATGCGGACAAGCTGCTGCAGGTCGTGAGTGAGGGCGGGTCGGGTTATTTTTTCACCGGTTTCGCCCGAAAGATAGCCGTCGTCCGGGACAAGCGGTCGGACGTGTAG
- a CDS encoding TRAP transporter substrate-binding protein has protein sequence MKLTFSHFWPVGHPVTENLAEWGKEAEKRTKGGVTVVMFPGATLTPADKCYDGVVKGISTMGSSALSYTRGRFPLMEVTDLPLGYKSAMSATKLSNAVYKKFHPKELDDVKVMFFHGTGPQLFHTKKPVRTLEDLRGMKIRTTGLGAKIVTALGATPVAMPMGDTYDALSKGVADGSTAPIASLEGFKWGEVVKYTTENFGTAYTTIFFVVMNKKTWNSITPENQKIIEQMNDEWVERIGKVQENYDLSGRNFALKLGNKIISLS, from the coding sequence GTGAAACTTACCTTTTCTCACTTCTGGCCTGTCGGTCATCCAGTGACTGAAAACCTTGCCGAATGGGGAAAAGAGGCAGAGAAAAGAACTAAGGGAGGAGTGACAGTGGTCATGTTCCCGGGCGCCACACTCACTCCCGCGGACAAGTGTTACGACGGTGTGGTCAAAGGGATCTCGACCATGGGGTCTTCAGCACTCAGTTACACACGGGGCAGGTTTCCTTTGATGGAGGTAACAGATCTGCCATTAGGCTATAAAAGCGCGATGTCCGCCACAAAGCTGAGCAATGCCGTCTATAAAAAGTTTCACCCGAAAGAGTTGGACGATGTGAAGGTCATGTTCTTTCATGGGACGGGTCCACAGTTGTTTCACACAAAGAAGCCGGTGAGAACGCTGGAGGACTTAAGGGGGATGAAGATCAGGACCACGGGACTCGGCGCCAAGATAGTGACCGCCCTGGGGGCAACGCCAGTGGCCATGCCCATGGGTGACACGTATGATGCGCTCAGTAAGGGCGTTGCGGACGGATCAACCGCGCCGATTGCATCTCTGGAAGGATTCAAATGGGGTGAAGTGGTCAAGTACACGACCGAGAATTTTGGTACCGCCTATACCACGATCTTTTTCGTGGTCATGAACAAAAAGACGTGGAATTCAATAACGCCTGAGAATCAAAAGATCATCGAACAGATGAATGATGAATGGGTCGAGAGGATAGGGAAGGTGCAGGAGAATTACGATCTCAGCGGCCGGAATTTTGCCCTTAAGCTGGGCAACAAAATCATATCTCTCTC
- a CDS encoding Hsp20/alpha crystallin family protein, translating into MAEGAKEIQDKEQAQVERTRSTTVYTPDVDILEKEDAIIVFADIPGADESNVDITLEKDVLTIYARVEPEVPEKHELLHAEYGIGDYQRSFTISNEIDREKIEAKVKTGVLRLVLPKAKVAQTRKITVKAG; encoded by the coding sequence ATGGCAGAAGGGGCAAAAGAGATACAGGATAAGGAGCAGGCTCAGGTAGAGCGTACCCGTTCGACGACCGTCTACACGCCGGACGTTGATATACTGGAGAAGGAGGATGCGATTATTGTTTTTGCCGATATCCCGGGGGCGGATGAGTCTAACGTGGATATAACCCTCGAGAAGGACGTGCTGACCATCTACGCAAGGGTGGAGCCGGAGGTCCCGGAGAAGCACGAGTTGCTGCATGCGGAGTACGGGATCGGTGATTACCAGCGCAGCTTTACAATCTCCAACGAGATCGATCGGGAAAAGATAGAGGCGAAGGTCAAAACGGGCGTGTTGAGACTCGTTCTGCCCAAGGCAAAAGTAGCGCAAACCAGGAAGATAACCGTAAAGGCCGGCTAG
- a CDS encoding molybdopterin-dependent oxidoreductase → MDGLRQKQVHEDTWIPTVCGRCYGSCGIRVRRVNGVAVKIEGQPLSTQGSRGGTCAKGLSGLHVLYDPNRLNVPLKRTNPEKGLFADPEWKEITWDEALDEIATKLKAVIEKDPKRLFYQTTTCRAPYLRGNSRPIMRTLGPPVSFVGGGGLHCGAGAHLVAGMVHGSWSIVPDFKYCKYAIYFGANKGGGSGHSAATCIRLAAEARTQGTKFVAFDPMRNFASSKATEWFPIVPGTDGAVILAMCNVIVNDLRIYDETFLKWKTNAPYLVRQDGRYVRDVTSGEPLVWDSVAAKAKQYDDTAIGDFALEGEYDVEGKKCHPVFQLVKEHLKKYTPEMASKVSDVPAASIRRIATEFAQAASIGSTITIDGHNLPYRPVSAVLFRGGEGHENSYHTCGAVALLNQIVGAADVPGGTVGWTPQSFGFPTTGKPAMHIGRGKDGMLTVDRFGPTFAWSGGAPWPPKMPEFRGDDPALHDIFATMFHSPFLASSDQEEMWQKIGLKGGIEMMISYGANTILSIANREIVAETLKRIPFIVVSELFSTELAEGFADILLPDTCYLEQTDCFAGSGMGFSLPFAKDDWAYHITQPVVDPMYERRDFPDVLWELVDRVGRRDQLMGVMNEAYSLSDEYKVKPGEKITRLEMCDRVVKSLFGPEHDWEWFKKHGFITWPKRVEEAYWRCFTDCRTPIYFEHLIDIGEKTREITGKLGIDLDTAQYTPFISWTPCSVHRAKDPAYDLYCFSYRDIIHTGSHTMEQPWLDELSHMNPYTYNIVMHSETAKEKGLKDGDLVELETETGRKVEGPLKVLTGIHRKAVGIAACAGHWAKGMPIAKGKGVNFDILLELDMKHCDPVSFNMETAVRIKMRKID, encoded by the coding sequence ATGGACGGATTGCGCCAAAAACAAGTGCACGAAGATACCTGGATACCCACGGTCTGCGGCAGGTGCTACGGTTCCTGTGGAATACGCGTGCGCCGCGTGAACGGGGTAGCAGTCAAGATAGAGGGACAGCCACTCTCCACACAGGGCAGCCGTGGTGGAACGTGCGCCAAAGGTCTGTCCGGACTCCACGTCCTGTATGATCCTAATCGTCTAAACGTTCCGCTGAAAAGGACAAATCCTGAGAAAGGCCTCTTTGCTGACCCCGAATGGAAAGAGATCACGTGGGATGAGGCCCTCGATGAGATTGCGACCAAACTTAAGGCCGTCATAGAAAAAGACCCGAAGAGGCTTTTCTACCAGACCACCACCTGCCGCGCACCGTACCTGAGGGGCAACAGTCGTCCCATTATGAGGACCCTCGGCCCTCCGGTCAGCTTTGTGGGCGGCGGAGGCCTGCATTGCGGCGCAGGGGCGCATCTGGTTGCAGGCATGGTGCACGGATCGTGGTCGATCGTTCCTGATTTCAAGTACTGCAAGTATGCGATCTACTTCGGCGCTAACAAGGGTGGTGGCTCGGGGCACTCGGCAGCGACATGTATCAGGCTTGCTGCGGAGGCGCGAACACAGGGCACGAAATTTGTCGCCTTTGATCCGATGCGTAACTTTGCGAGCAGCAAGGCTACGGAATGGTTCCCCATAGTCCCCGGTACGGATGGGGCCGTTATATTGGCAATGTGCAACGTGATCGTGAATGATCTGAGGATCTATGATGAAACGTTTTTAAAGTGGAAAACAAATGCCCCTTACCTTGTAAGGCAAGATGGCCGGTATGTACGGGATGTAACAAGCGGAGAGCCGCTCGTGTGGGATTCTGTTGCGGCGAAAGCCAAGCAGTATGACGATACCGCCATTGGCGACTTTGCCCTGGAGGGGGAATACGACGTCGAAGGGAAGAAATGTCATCCGGTTTTTCAACTGGTAAAAGAGCACCTCAAAAAGTATACCCCTGAGATGGCTTCCAAGGTGAGTGATGTTCCTGCAGCAAGCATCCGGCGTATCGCTACTGAGTTTGCACAAGCGGCCAGCATCGGAAGTACGATAACCATCGATGGTCATAATCTCCCCTACAGGCCCGTTTCAGCGGTTCTCTTTCGAGGGGGAGAGGGCCACGAAAATTCCTACCACACGTGTGGTGCAGTCGCTCTCCTCAATCAGATAGTCGGCGCAGCAGACGTGCCGGGCGGCACAGTCGGATGGACACCACAATCATTCGGTTTCCCCACGACCGGGAAACCGGCTATGCACATCGGCAGGGGCAAAGATGGCATGCTCACGGTTGATCGGTTCGGGCCTACCTTCGCGTGGAGTGGTGGAGCGCCGTGGCCCCCAAAAATGCCTGAGTTTCGGGGTGATGATCCGGCGCTCCATGATATCTTCGCGACCATGTTTCATTCACCATTCCTTGCCTCGTCCGACCAGGAAGAGATGTGGCAGAAGATCGGATTGAAGGGTGGCATTGAAATGATGATTTCCTATGGCGCGAATACCATTTTGAGCATAGCGAACAGGGAGATCGTTGCCGAAACGCTCAAAAGGATACCGTTCATTGTTGTCTCCGAACTCTTCTCAACAGAACTCGCAGAAGGCTTTGCCGATATACTCCTGCCCGATACCTGTTATCTAGAGCAAACTGATTGTTTCGCAGGCTCGGGTATGGGGTTCAGTCTGCCCTTCGCCAAAGATGACTGGGCGTATCACATTACCCAACCTGTCGTAGATCCGATGTACGAACGCAGAGATTTCCCGGATGTTCTATGGGAATTGGTGGACAGGGTAGGCAGACGGGATCAGCTAATGGGGGTCATGAATGAGGCGTACAGTCTCAGTGATGAATACAAGGTCAAACCGGGTGAGAAAATCACGCGACTGGAGATGTGCGACAGGGTGGTAAAGAGTCTTTTTGGTCCTGAGCATGACTGGGAATGGTTTAAGAAGCATGGATTCATCACCTGGCCCAAGAGGGTAGAAGAAGCCTACTGGAGGTGTTTCACCGACTGCAGAACACCGATCTATTTCGAGCACTTGATCGACATAGGTGAGAAGACAAGGGAGATCACCGGTAAACTCGGCATCGATCTTGATACTGCTCAGTACACCCCGTTCATTTCATGGACACCCTGTTCGGTCCATCGCGCGAAGGATCCTGCCTATGACCTGTACTGCTTCTCGTATCGTGATATCATCCATACAGGCTCGCACACCATGGAGCAGCCCTGGTTGGACGAACTCTCCCATATGAACCCGTATACCTATAACATCGTGATGCACAGCGAAACCGCAAAAGAAAAGGGCCTGAAGGACGGAGACCTGGTGGAATTGGAAACCGAAACAGGCCGCAAAGTGGAGGGACCGCTTAAGGTGTTGACCGGCATACACAGGAAAGCAGTGGGCATTGCGGCATGTGCCGGCCACTGGGCGAAAGGCATGCCCATCGCCAAGGGTAAAGGCGTGAATTTCGACATACTGCTGGAATTGGACATGAAACATTGTGACCCTGTCAGTTTTAACATGGAGACTGCAGTAAGGATCAAAATGAGAAAAATAGATTAG
- a CDS encoding Xaa-Pro peptidase family protein: MENPRERLTPTVSDAELERRWKAARDVMREHKIDYLLMRQDEEFLGGYIRWFSDFPARESYPFTVIFPLDDGMTTIACGNYPPSEYFPPQWAARGIKQRLGAPYFPSMYYTGTMDAELAVGVLKAKKRATIGLVGRTSIPITFYEYVRKHLPGYKFVDATDYIDNLKAVKSPEEIGFIKETARLQDEAMEHVRKSIRPGLRDWEVFVEAQYAMAKRGSTRQLILVGSNPKGVVIRWQVRHFQNRIIREGDQINVLIETNGPGGFYTEIGRVFSLGKPAQALVDAMGCCIEAQQASLSVLKPGADPGELWEMNNEFLQKRGYLPERRLYAHGQGYDLVERPAIRPDEPMKIKAGMNLTVHPWAINSEAWAVVTDNYLVTETGVSECLHKTQKEVIVID; this comes from the coding sequence ATGGAAAACCCAAGAGAGCGGCTGACACCGACGGTGTCCGATGCCGAACTTGAGCGAAGATGGAAAGCGGCCCGTGACGTTATGCGTGAGCACAAGATCGACTATCTCCTCATGCGGCAGGATGAGGAGTTCCTGGGCGGGTACATACGATGGTTCAGCGATTTTCCGGCAAGAGAAAGTTATCCGTTCACGGTAATTTTTCCCCTCGACGACGGGATGACCACGATCGCCTGCGGCAACTATCCCCCGAGCGAGTACTTTCCTCCGCAATGGGCTGCGCGTGGCATTAAACAGAGATTGGGCGCGCCTTATTTCCCGTCGATGTATTACACAGGCACCATGGATGCGGAACTGGCCGTCGGCGTTTTAAAGGCAAAAAAACGCGCCACAATAGGCCTCGTCGGCAGAACGTCTATCCCCATTACATTTTATGAATATGTAAGAAAACACCTGCCGGGCTATAAGTTCGTCGATGCAACCGACTACATCGATAATCTCAAAGCGGTCAAGAGTCCGGAGGAGATCGGATTTATCAAAGAGACAGCCAGACTGCAGGATGAGGCTATGGAGCACGTCCGAAAATCTATCCGCCCGGGACTCAGGGATTGGGAGGTATTCGTCGAAGCGCAGTATGCGATGGCGAAACGAGGCAGCACGCGACAATTGATTCTTGTCGGCTCGAACCCCAAGGGCGTTGTCATCAGATGGCAGGTTCGCCACTTCCAGAACAGGATTATCAGGGAGGGGGACCAGATTAACGTGCTGATCGAAACCAACGGCCCTGGTGGTTTTTATACTGAGATAGGCAGAGTCTTTTCTCTAGGCAAGCCGGCGCAGGCGCTCGTAGATGCGATGGGATGCTGCATAGAAGCGCAGCAAGCGTCCTTAAGCGTTCTGAAGCCGGGGGCAGATCCAGGGGAGCTGTGGGAAATGAACAACGAATTTCTTCAGAAGAGAGGTTATCTTCCCGAGCGCCGGCTTTACGCCCACGGCCAGGGTTACGATCTCGTGGAAAGACCGGCCATCAGACCTGACGAACCGATGAAGATCAAGGCCGGGATGAATTTGACCGTCCACCCGTGGGCTATTAACAGTGAGGCGTGGGCCGTTGTCACGGACAATTATCTCGTTACCGAAACCGGTGTCAGCGAATGCCTGCACAAAACCCAAAAAGAGGTTATTGTTATTGATTAG
- a CDS encoding 4Fe-4S dicluster domain-containing protein — protein MARWGMVINLQKCVGCYACVLACKQEHFLPPGIFWGRVVVGETGHHAAISKVAYPVLCNHCEDAACVKACPTGATVQREDGIVTVDSDKCAGCRYCVLACPYQARTYYADDKREYFPGQGLTPLEIIGRELYPHQEGSVLKCNFCIERIDSGIKKGLVPGVDREATPACVIACPAKARYFGDLNDPNSEITLLMKEKKASQFHPEFGTDPSVYYILR, from the coding sequence ATGGCTCGCTGGGGGATGGTGATAAATCTGCAAAAATGCGTAGGCTGTTACGCCTGCGTCCTAGCCTGTAAACAAGAACACTTCTTGCCGCCGGGAATCTTCTGGGGTAGGGTGGTGGTCGGTGAAACAGGCCACCACGCCGCGATCTCAAAGGTGGCGTATCCTGTGCTCTGCAATCACTGCGAAGATGCGGCGTGCGTGAAGGCATGCCCCACCGGGGCTACGGTGCAGAGGGAGGACGGCATAGTAACCGTTGATTCGGATAAATGTGCGGGATGCAGATATTGTGTACTGGCCTGTCCCTACCAGGCAAGAACCTATTACGCCGACGACAAGAGAGAATATTTCCCTGGTCAGGGTCTTACCCCATTGGAGATAATCGGCAGAGAGTTATACCCTCATCAGGAGGGGAGTGTGCTCAAGTGCAACTTTTGCATTGAAAGGATTGATAGCGGGATAAAAAAAGGCTTGGTGCCCGGCGTGGATCGCGAGGCGACTCCGGCGTGCGTTATTGCCTGTCCGGCTAAAGCGCGTTACTTCGGTGACCTCAATGATCCGAATAGCGAAATTACTCTCCTGATGAAAGAGAAGAAGGCATCACAGTTTCATCCGGAATTCGGCACAGACCCTTCTGTTTACTACATTCTACGATAG
- a CDS encoding FCD domain-containing protein, with protein MFNNVKGKRVFERVVDEIKGAIESDKLKPGDKLPAEIGLAKELGVSRVTVREALRILELSGLVVIKQGTKGGAFIKKADAPQRLKECLSDHLKLGNITIDQLAEARFWIESIIIEMVGQKARKKDFQMLRGSIQRAEEFSRLGDEKKRIDENWNFHVMLTKIAGNYILTDTLRSINELMRYMMLKITPDKKISENAFKAHKEIVDLLEFGDLEKAKRVNKMHIQDLNNRLRKKYLRAQARKDKNI; from the coding sequence ATGTTCAATAACGTCAAAGGAAAAAGAGTCTTTGAGAGAGTTGTCGACGAGATTAAAGGAGCCATCGAGTCGGACAAGTTAAAGCCGGGCGACAAGTTGCCCGCTGAAATAGGATTGGCAAAAGAGCTGGGGGTCAGCCGCGTTACGGTAAGAGAAGCTTTACGAATATTGGAGCTGTCAGGTCTCGTCGTAATAAAACAGGGAACCAAGGGAGGGGCTTTTATAAAGAAAGCAGACGCCCCGCAGAGACTGAAGGAATGTCTTTCTGATCACCTGAAGCTCGGAAACATCACTATTGATCAACTTGCGGAAGCAAGGTTCTGGATCGAATCGATTATTATCGAAATGGTCGGGCAGAAAGCAAGAAAAAAGGACTTCCAAATGCTGCGAGGGTCGATACAAAGGGCAGAGGAGTTCTCGCGGCTGGGAGACGAAAAGAAAAGAATTGACGAGAACTGGAACTTTCATGTCATGCTCACGAAAATAGCAGGAAACTATATTTTGACTGATACCTTGCGCTCAATAAACGAACTGATGCGGTACATGATGCTCAAGATAACGCCGGATAAAAAAATCAGTGAAAATGCATTCAAGGCTCACAAAGAAATCGTGGATCTCCTCGAATTCGGCGACCTGGAAAAGGCTAAGCGGGTTAACAAAATGCATATCCAGGATTTGAACAATCGTCTGAGAAAGAAGTATTTGAGAGCGCAGGCCCGCAAGGACAAGAATATTTAG